One window of the Novipirellula caenicola genome contains the following:
- a CDS encoding endonuclease/exonuclease/phosphatase family protein translates to MKTFASSLVLALALASNACADSIRIATYNLNWGNRRGDQVLDAITKAAPDVICFQETTVQSERFLRERLATTYPHFHSIGHNGRYAAERFTVASKIDLAELEFAPPTAGLFGFYSATVNFSGTRIRLINVHLTPFHFQRGGGIQDAMTALSTTEDKHVVEMNAIVDAIDIQQPTIVVGDFNSISTFHAPKRLAELGLIDAYASIHDDADAHPTWHWPTRTLPLALRIDYIFHTPHFTATGAEIIRRIGSDHSLVVATLKFGSPPEAPESSNEVFSTMKNRSHRLGDR, encoded by the coding sequence ATGAAGACATTCGCATCATCGCTAGTCCTCGCGCTGGCACTTGCTTCGAATGCATGTGCTGATTCAATCCGTATTGCGACGTACAACCTGAATTGGGGCAACCGACGCGGCGACCAAGTGCTCGACGCCATCACGAAGGCGGCCCCCGATGTCATTTGCTTCCAAGAAACCACCGTTCAATCGGAACGGTTTCTCCGCGAACGGCTTGCCACGACTTATCCGCACTTTCACTCAATCGGACACAACGGACGTTATGCTGCCGAACGATTTACGGTCGCCTCGAAAATCGATCTGGCGGAGCTCGAATTTGCACCACCTACCGCTGGCCTTTTCGGCTTCTATTCCGCAACGGTAAATTTCTCCGGCACACGCATACGCCTGATCAATGTCCATTTGACGCCATTTCATTTTCAACGCGGCGGTGGAATTCAGGATGCGATGACGGCGCTTTCGACGACCGAAGACAAGCACGTAGTCGAGATGAATGCAATCGTTGACGCCATAGACATTCAACAGCCGACGATTGTTGTTGGGGACTTCAACAGCATATCAACATTTCATGCACCGAAACGCCTTGCTGAGCTTGGCTTGATTGATGCGTACGCCTCGATTCACGACGACGCTGACGCTCATCCCACATGGCACTGGCCCACCCGAACGTTGCCTCTCGCGCTCCGGATCGACTACATTTTTCATACTCCGCACTTTACCGCCACAGGTGCCGAGATTATTCGCCGAATTGGGTCTGACCATTCGTTGGTGGTGGCCACGCTCAAATTCGGTTCACCCCCGGAGGCCCCCGAGTCGTCGAACGAGGTTTTTTCGACAATGAAGAATCGTTCGCACCGACTGGGCGATCGATAG
- a CDS encoding DUF2314 domain-containing protein, with the protein MNDNDPTEPLFANLDDDDPALRNAVSAAKRTLPQFVDAFARKRFPSAGYLVKVPFQDRDDRGERALVRTPEVAAEFPDLRVCRLWLAVNSALEDLLFCSVLESPAKLRLKTGASFVVDMSLVEDWMIHCGEVVYGGFSMQVIRNRLPEPDRHRFDQHTGIREFKQLAH; encoded by the coding sequence ATGAACGACAATGACCCTACCGAGCCGTTATTTGCTAATCTCGACGATGACGATCCGGCACTGCGTAACGCTGTGTCTGCCGCCAAGCGCACGCTGCCGCAGTTTGTGGACGCGTTCGCCAGGAAACGATTCCCATCGGCAGGCTACTTGGTCAAAGTCCCGTTTCAGGATCGAGATGATCGAGGAGAACGGGCACTCGTTCGCACACCGGAGGTTGCCGCAGAGTTCCCAGACCTGCGAGTATGCCGACTTTGGCTTGCCGTGAACTCGGCTTTGGAAGACCTTCTATTTTGTTCGGTGCTTGAATCGCCAGCCAAATTGCGATTGAAGACGGGAGCCAGTTTCGTGGTTGATATGTCGCTAGTCGAAGATTGGATGATCCATTGTGGTGAAGTCGTCTATGGCGGTTTCAGCATGCAGGTCATCCGAAACCGGTTACCTGAACCGGATCGCCACCGATTTGACCAACACACTGGAATCCGCGAATTCAAGCAACTGGCGCATTAA
- a CDS encoding DUF4303 domain-containing protein — protein MPDLLSQFKTALKAATASHYKRLVANVADLYGYSLFSDDGLSSIGPVANRESALKKPKSDPMYNYYRYLAVEWSDWNDFGMFDDVNAILKKIHEESPTELERVLPTCLDVLAELDDEGVFGQRTDDRFIVICLSDSDNVIMMESAKRLNTETAFAEYAGEF, from the coding sequence ATGCCTGACCTGCTTTCCCAATTCAAGACAGCGCTCAAAGCGGCAACCGCTTCGCACTACAAACGCTTGGTCGCCAACGTTGCGGACCTCTATGGATATTCGCTTTTCTCTGACGATGGATTGTCGAGTATCGGACCGGTTGCCAATCGCGAGAGCGCTCTTAAAAAACCCAAGTCCGATCCGATGTACAACTATTACCGGTACCTCGCGGTCGAATGGAGCGACTGGAATGACTTCGGGATGTTCGATGACGTCAATGCGATCCTCAAAAAGATACACGAAGAATCGCCGACTGAACTTGAACGTGTTTTGCCGACCTGCCTTGACGTTCTCGCCGAACTGGATGACGAAGGCGTGTTCGGCCAACGAACGGATGACCGATTCATCGTGATATGCCTCTCCGACTCCGATAACGTGATTATGATGGAATCCGCAAAGCGACTTAACACGGAAACGGCATTCGCTGAATACGCTGGCGAATTCTAA
- a CDS encoding mechanosensitive ion channel domain-containing protein — MVQYDGSDVETQTDAVLAEAGFDPSSVQSVVVASQIRNLLQQRQQWLSVLAQGYQDYQRKLGELDSTTTESVTLMNQYRKLIDRHVTWIRSDDPISLDDVRNLGDGLAALFDFRRSSELGETIGKKWQSNPVGGIGLLAWIIAISVARWRTKSWMIDIGSRKRMRDSTQDARKLATGVLTTLVAVAYPALLYVVARWLGSGVVSELTLHTSSGLYAASLVALLVEVPRQLLRSYGYIDKYVGIELPNRERATAYLVLIGFGLVLAAYVVTLVSLLDHGMWRDSVARFGFIAAMLVVAWTAHLSLRPTGGFLEPFIATFGGSVIHRVRFVIYLAGIGFPLAMIVLSSLGYGYTANEFVRRAIITLVSVMIAATLWSAVKIASAHVWQMLTGTTSAKSYDEYGRVPAADSSGPQVSGVLGEHFLELKHHLAFLCQCALVVGAIVCFGWLWIDLFPNVRMGNPVVWTVQDTVTVSSLDAAGQTVTNSVVERTPITALHLLLAAATLFVAFQLAKLLPALFDALVLQRVSFDEGMEHFTLVLGRCLLFGVGVLVASQWVGVRWHTIQWLAVGLTIGLGFGLQDMVRNLFGGLIVLFEKPARLGDLVTVGRVTGRVAAQKFRTTVLSDDEGREVIIPNKNFVSEDVVNWMGAGRLNVIPIEVAVNRDERPADICRTLQELVIDQPDVLLTPAPQATLVCVGKTSQRIEVRAWIEEGQDPSRFRDSLLKIVKQFLREKNLLVATQPTQPAMREASEEEMLSGHHRSRVSRTRKRSA, encoded by the coding sequence ATGGTTCAATACGATGGCAGTGATGTCGAAACGCAGACGGATGCGGTTTTGGCCGAAGCCGGCTTTGATCCATCCAGTGTACAGAGCGTGGTGGTCGCTTCGCAGATCAGGAACCTACTGCAGCAACGTCAGCAGTGGCTGAGCGTCCTTGCGCAGGGCTATCAAGACTATCAACGAAAACTGGGCGAACTCGATTCGACGACGACCGAGTCGGTGACGCTGATGAACCAGTACCGCAAATTGATTGATCGTCATGTCACATGGATTCGCAGCGACGATCCGATAAGTCTTGATGATGTGCGAAATTTGGGAGACGGTTTGGCTGCGTTGTTCGATTTTCGCCGGAGTAGCGAACTGGGGGAAACGATTGGAAAAAAATGGCAATCCAACCCCGTCGGCGGCATCGGTCTGTTGGCCTGGATCATCGCAATTTCGGTTGCAAGATGGCGAACGAAATCTTGGATGATCGACATCGGCAGTCGTAAACGGATGCGAGACTCGACGCAGGATGCACGCAAATTGGCAACCGGGGTGCTCACCACGCTTGTCGCTGTCGCCTACCCCGCGTTGTTGTATGTGGTCGCTCGCTGGTTGGGCAGCGGAGTGGTTTCTGAGTTGACGCTGCATACATCCAGCGGGCTTTATGCCGCAAGCTTGGTGGCGTTGTTGGTCGAAGTGCCACGGCAACTGCTTCGCAGCTATGGATACATCGACAAGTACGTGGGCATTGAATTGCCCAATCGGGAACGTGCCACCGCGTACTTGGTTCTGATCGGTTTCGGCTTGGTTCTAGCCGCCTACGTCGTGACGCTGGTGAGTTTGCTGGACCATGGGATGTGGCGTGACTCGGTCGCCCGGTTCGGATTCATCGCGGCGATGCTCGTGGTCGCCTGGACCGCCCATCTATCACTGCGTCCGACCGGCGGTTTTCTCGAACCCTTTATCGCCACATTCGGCGGCAGCGTGATACATCGCGTTCGGTTTGTGATCTACCTTGCGGGAATCGGATTCCCGCTCGCGATGATTGTCCTTTCATCGTTGGGTTACGGATACACCGCAAACGAGTTTGTTCGGCGGGCGATCATTACGTTGGTCAGTGTGATGATTGCGGCTACATTGTGGTCGGCAGTGAAAATTGCGTCGGCTCATGTTTGGCAAATGTTGACGGGAACCACATCAGCGAAATCCTACGATGAATACGGGCGTGTTCCGGCGGCAGATTCGTCAGGACCGCAGGTCAGCGGGGTGTTGGGCGAACATTTCTTGGAATTAAAACATCATCTCGCGTTCCTTTGTCAATGCGCACTGGTCGTCGGCGCGATTGTCTGTTTTGGTTGGCTTTGGATTGATCTGTTTCCAAACGTCCGCATGGGCAATCCCGTCGTTTGGACGGTGCAAGACACTGTGACGGTATCGTCGCTGGATGCCGCGGGGCAAACGGTGACAAACTCGGTCGTGGAACGCACGCCGATCACGGCGCTGCATCTACTGCTGGCCGCGGCGACCTTGTTTGTCGCGTTCCAGTTGGCCAAGCTGTTGCCGGCACTCTTTGACGCCTTGGTGCTGCAGCGAGTGTCGTTTGACGAGGGGATGGAGCATTTCACGTTGGTGCTCGGACGCTGTTTGTTGTTTGGCGTTGGCGTTTTGGTCGCCAGCCAGTGGGTGGGCGTTCGCTGGCACACGATTCAGTGGTTGGCGGTCGGATTGACGATCGGTCTAGGGTTTGGGCTGCAGGACATGGTGCGAAATCTGTTTGGCGGTCTGATCGTGTTGTTCGAAAAACCTGCACGACTTGGTGATTTGGTTACCGTTGGCCGCGTCACCGGACGCGTGGCGGCGCAGAAGTTTCGCACGACGGTGCTCTCGGACGACGAAGGCCGCGAGGTGATCATCCCGAACAAGAATTTTGTCAGCGAGGACGTGGTCAATTGGATGGGCGCCGGCCGTTTGAACGTGATTCCCATCGAAGTCGCGGTCAATCGCGATGAACGGCCGGCGGATATTTGTCGAACGTTGCAAGAGTTGGTGATTGATCAACCCGATGTCTTGTTGACGCCAGCCCCGCAGGCGACGCTGGTATGCGTTGGCAAAACGTCCCAGCGAATCGAAGTTCGGGCGTGGATCGAAGAAGGCCAAGATCCATCGCGTTTCCGTGACTCGCTGTTGAAAATCGTCAAACAGTTCTTGCGCGAGAAAAATTTGTTGGTCGCGACTCAGCCCACGCAGCCTGCGATGCGTGAAGCGAGCGAAGAAGAGATGCTCAGTGGCCATCATCGGTCACGCGTCAGCCGCACTCGCAAGCGGTCGGCATAA
- a CDS encoding DUF1559 domain-containing protein, with translation MFQMHQRGPKHRHRNPHGFTLVELLVVIAIIGVLVGLLLPAVQAAREAARRMSCSNNFKQIGLGLHNYHSAYKQLPIQNGGTLVPGGVDNALQMSMLVGLTPFIEQQAIWEQLSNPLSEKANGSTQSPPYPPFGPPHWTGQYIPWVTEIATLRCPSDPGTGLPAHGRTNYAACMGDSIDFMRQGPVQISGGAVKDPPAAWVAGRAREACRGVFVARKGTRFRDILDGLSNTIAAGEIATDIGDRDKRTIASINNKTGTVRKTPTTCESQVDPERPNFWRTGTPPQLGAAATGRGYRWGAGPTPWTMCNTILPPNRELCFGGNSAGSPNDTDGVAPMSSRHQGGVHVLMADGAVVFVTDSIEAGNSNHENVWRNGSIPSAKPGNPSPYGLWGALGTRASSEVIDSEWN, from the coding sequence ATGTTTCAAATGCATCAACGAGGTCCAAAACATCGACATCGTAATCCACACGGATTTACGTTGGTCGAGCTGCTGGTGGTCATTGCAATCATCGGCGTGCTTGTTGGGTTGCTGCTGCCGGCGGTTCAAGCGGCACGCGAGGCTGCACGCCGAATGAGCTGCAGCAACAACTTCAAACAGATCGGTCTCGGGCTGCACAACTATCACTCGGCGTACAAACAGCTGCCGATCCAAAACGGTGGCACGCTGGTTCCAGGCGGAGTGGACAATGCACTGCAGATGTCGATGCTAGTCGGATTGACTCCTTTCATCGAGCAACAAGCGATTTGGGAACAGCTCAGCAACCCGCTGAGCGAAAAGGCGAACGGATCGACGCAGAGTCCTCCCTATCCGCCCTTTGGACCTCCACACTGGACGGGTCAATACATTCCTTGGGTAACCGAAATTGCTACCTTGCGTTGTCCTAGTGATCCCGGTACTGGGTTGCCGGCTCACGGGCGTACAAACTATGCCGCGTGTATGGGCGATTCGATCGACTTCATGCGGCAAGGGCCTGTGCAAATCTCTGGGGGCGCGGTGAAAGATCCGCCTGCGGCTTGGGTTGCCGGTCGCGCTCGCGAAGCATGCCGTGGCGTGTTCGTCGCTCGCAAAGGCACCCGGTTCCGCGACATCCTAGATGGATTGTCGAACACGATTGCGGCAGGCGAAATTGCCACCGACATTGGCGATCGAGACAAACGAACGATCGCTTCGATCAACAATAAAACCGGAACCGTTCGCAAGACTCCGACAACGTGCGAATCCCAAGTTGATCCAGAGCGTCCGAATTTTTGGCGGACCGGGACTCCGCCGCAACTTGGCGCTGCCGCGACCGGTCGCGGATACCGTTGGGGCGCAGGGCCAACCCCGTGGACCATGTGCAATACGATCTTGCCCCCGAATCGCGAACTCTGTTTTGGTGGGAACTCGGCGGGCAGCCCGAATGATACCGATGGCGTGGCTCCGATGAGCAGTCGGCATCAAGGCGGCGTGCATGTTTTGATGGCCGACGGCGCGGTGGTTTTCGTTACTGATTCGATCGAAGCAGGCAATTCCAACCACGAAAACGTCTGGCGAAATGGATCCATTCCATCCGCAAAACCAGGCAACCCCAGCCCTTACGGATTGTGGGGAGCCTTGGGGACACGCGCATCGAGCGAAGTCATTGATTCCGAGTGGAATTAG
- a CDS encoding vWA domain-containing protein: MSSLSNHSSSTTSSSRVKRGAERVILVSNGLEFFLIPKTEFANLEAEGFYRPTDRGMTVIQKDDKLYELPIAQAERLLAEGGRDLLSRERSKPASLPPVPLPPASKSSSAESTLAASKKLNDPQTPTSPSQDTASSDITITADSANGSGVIVAESVSVPQLDPTTVLEELNHAEQLAEQVRLEQAARLAEETGWRKYALMLQFWLEARKAKLVRQLSGSGISIAVHVAILLLLASMFLVTEQPENLVIMASPSNNDSVVEEVIVDVQPLEIVEPTETSEPEPAPAADAAEAAEPIDSPDFLANVSGLAIKPPAAPAKAAAEDASGMAKTAAKPTVFGSKFSATNYVFVIDNSNSMTKGRFETALIQLMLTVNQLTPKQRFYVIFYSDTAYGMMHPNTVPNLVPATQRNKNMLGQWLQTVPLCLQTRGKKAIQAAIDLNPDVIYILGDGAFTDGADDYFTKNPHDRIVIHTRGMEVDNKNAASFQKLAKAHRGDYKDVGVMPEGAMMAQKYPRPRNSVRGPIWGITLPLKKK, encoded by the coding sequence ATGTCTTCTCTTTCGAATCACTCATCATCCACAACCTCGTCATCTCGCGTCAAACGCGGTGCCGAGCGGGTCATTCTGGTTTCCAATGGTCTGGAATTTTTCCTGATTCCCAAAACGGAATTTGCCAACTTAGAGGCGGAGGGATTCTACCGTCCTACCGACCGGGGAATGACCGTCATCCAAAAGGATGACAAGCTGTATGAGTTGCCGATCGCCCAGGCCGAGCGTTTGCTGGCTGAGGGTGGCCGCGATTTATTATCTCGCGAACGCAGCAAACCCGCTTCGCTGCCGCCGGTGCCGCTGCCCCCCGCGTCAAAGTCCTCCTCCGCCGAGTCCACTTTGGCAGCCAGCAAAAAATTAAATGACCCGCAAACGCCCACTTCACCGTCCCAAGATACGGCATCAAGTGACATCACCATCACGGCGGACTCCGCCAACGGATCGGGCGTCATCGTCGCTGAATCCGTGTCGGTCCCCCAGCTTGATCCGACCACCGTGCTCGAGGAACTCAACCACGCCGAGCAATTAGCCGAACAGGTGAGACTCGAGCAAGCGGCGCGTCTTGCTGAAGAAACGGGTTGGCGAAAGTACGCATTGATGTTGCAGTTTTGGCTGGAAGCTCGCAAAGCCAAATTGGTCCGACAGCTCAGCGGCAGCGGCATTAGCATCGCAGTCCATGTCGCGATCCTGCTGTTATTGGCCAGCATGTTTTTGGTGACCGAACAGCCAGAGAATCTGGTCATCATGGCGTCACCGTCGAACAACGATTCAGTCGTCGAAGAGGTCATCGTCGATGTCCAGCCGCTTGAGATCGTCGAGCCAACGGAAACCTCCGAGCCCGAACCGGCTCCGGCAGCCGACGCCGCCGAGGCGGCTGAACCAATCGACTCACCCGACTTTCTTGCCAACGTCAGCGGGCTAGCGATCAAGCCGCCCGCAGCGCCAGCCAAGGCCGCAGCCGAAGATGCCAGCGGCATGGCAAAGACAGCCGCTAAACCGACGGTGTTTGGCAGCAAATTCAGTGCGACCAACTACGTTTTTGTGATCGACAACTCCAACAGCATGACCAAAGGCCGCTTCGAAACCGCGCTGATCCAATTGATGTTAACGGTCAACCAACTCACCCCGAAACAACGCTTCTACGTCATTTTCTATAGTGACACCGCCTACGGCATGATGCACCCCAACACCGTACCGAACTTGGTCCCGGCCACTCAGCGAAACAAAAACATGCTGGGGCAATGGCTGCAAACCGTCCCGCTTTGTTTGCAGACGCGAGGCAAAAAGGCGATCCAAGCCGCGATCGATCTCAATCCGGATGTGATCTATATCCTCGGCGATGGAGCGTTCACCGACGGAGCGGATGACTACTTTACCAAGAACCCTCACGATCGAATTGTGATCCATACACGGGGGATGGAGGTCGACAACAAGAACGCAGCATCCTTTCAAAAATTGGCCAAGGCTCATCGCGGCGACTATAAAGATGTCGGCGTGATGCCCGAAGGAGCGATGATGGCTCAGAAGTATCCGCGACCACGCAACAGCGTTCGTGGCCCGATCTGGGGCATTACCTTGCCGCTCAAGAAAAAGTAA
- a CDS encoding DUF1579 domain-containing protein codes for MFAKPQSEHHWLDQLVGNWSLQHECKMPDGNTSTTQGKIQCRSLGGMWLIAESSGESDDEDAWSSIMTLGFDIAQQRYVGTFVGSMMSNIWYYQGIRDADGNRLPLDTEGPKFDGSGTCPYRDTIEIVDADCWLMTSEMQMDDGTWVAFMHGKHQRR; via the coding sequence ATGTTTGCGAAACCACAAAGCGAGCACCACTGGCTCGATCAACTGGTTGGTAATTGGAGTCTGCAGCATGAGTGTAAAATGCCCGATGGCAATACGTCGACGACCCAGGGAAAAATCCAGTGCCGTTCGCTGGGTGGCATGTGGTTGATTGCCGAAAGCAGCGGCGAATCCGACGACGAGGATGCATGGTCGTCGATCATGACGCTTGGCTTTGACATCGCTCAGCAGCGTTATGTCGGCACGTTCGTGGGGTCAATGATGTCCAACATTTGGTATTACCAAGGCATCCGGGATGCGGATGGCAATCGGTTGCCGCTGGATACCGAAGGACCGAAGTTCGATGGCAGCGGGACGTGTCCCTACCGCGACACGATCGAAATCGTTGACGCCGATTGTTGGCTGATGACCAGCGAGATGCAAATGGACGACGGAACTTGGGTTGCCTTCATGCACGGAAAGCACCAGCGGCGTTAG
- a CDS encoding DUF1592 domain-containing protein: MNDLKTTAITALVCIGMLSTTVGAIADESQRERLGEFKDFVQSRCLDCHATGDAAGGLDLEAFDFSADQFARPDLRTDRWEQILRRIDTRQMPPPTSDRPTESEYEQISSTLRQILDQRSRDFPRVGRVPAIRRLTRLEYQYSVRDLLGIAIDAADYLPKDESSHGFDNITVEELSPTHLDRYLSAAQSISRAAVGGSGNGPVGVTIRQPADRSQEAHVAGLPFGTRGGVLIQHHFHQTGDYAIELKLTRDRDEKVEGLERKHHIDVLLDRKRVHQFTVQPLKGQEGWSGNDFTHADSHLRTRIHIEAGARSVGVTFPKTFSSLAEQKRQPFDANYNRHRHPRRTPAIYQVSIVGPFDSQGPGKTASRDRIFGSDYDPAVATRADARLMLQRLAQRAYRRVVNDKDTELLMTFFDQGNRESGFEAGIELAVTAILVNPNFLFRIEQRPNAEQAIDADADQRLVDVGDYELASRLSYFLWSSLPDERLLELAEQGLLQQDETLKSEVKRMLADSRSRALVDNFAAQWLYLRNLDSITPDLRLFPDFDDNLRQAFAQETKLLFDDVLRNDRSVLDLISIQETFLNERLATHYGVPGVMGSEFRPVRVDRESRRGGILRHGSILMVTSYATRTSPTIRGNWILENVLGTPAPPPPPNVPNLRENTAIQVASVRERLAAHRANPACAACHDLMDPVGFALENFDAVGRWRDFEDALAIDSSGSLPDGTEVNSVDQLEAGILARPEIFAHTVTEKLITYALGRAVQPDDGPTIRRIVAAAADEHYTLSSLITGIVLSDPFRKWRPNES; this comes from the coding sequence ATGAATGACCTGAAAACCACTGCGATCACGGCTCTCGTTTGTATTGGCATGTTGTCGACCACGGTGGGAGCGATTGCTGACGAATCGCAACGTGAACGGCTTGGCGAGTTCAAAGACTTTGTCCAATCGCGTTGTCTTGATTGTCATGCGACAGGCGATGCGGCAGGTGGCCTGGATTTGGAAGCATTTGATTTTTCAGCGGACCAATTTGCACGTCCCGACCTGCGGACTGATCGCTGGGAGCAAATTTTGCGGCGGATCGACACGCGGCAAATGCCGCCACCAACGTCGGATCGGCCCACCGAAAGCGAATACGAACAGATCTCAAGCACGCTGCGGCAAATATTGGATCAGCGATCCCGCGATTTCCCACGCGTTGGCAGGGTCCCGGCGATCCGGCGGCTGACGCGGCTCGAGTACCAGTACTCGGTTCGTGATTTATTGGGGATCGCCATCGATGCTGCGGACTATCTTCCCAAGGATGAATCAAGTCACGGGTTTGACAACATCACAGTCGAGGAGTTGTCGCCAACGCATTTGGATCGGTATTTGTCGGCCGCTCAGAGTATCAGCCGTGCGGCGGTCGGAGGTTCCGGCAATGGACCGGTGGGCGTGACCATTCGCCAACCAGCCGATCGTTCGCAAGAGGCTCATGTGGCTGGATTGCCGTTTGGAACACGAGGCGGTGTGCTGATCCAGCACCATTTTCACCAAACCGGCGACTATGCGATCGAGCTGAAATTGACACGCGACCGCGACGAGAAAGTCGAAGGACTCGAGCGAAAACACCACATCGATGTGCTGTTGGACCGCAAACGTGTGCATCAGTTCACCGTGCAGCCGCTGAAAGGCCAAGAGGGCTGGAGCGGGAACGATTTCACTCACGCCGACTCGCATCTACGCACCCGAATTCACATCGAAGCGGGGGCTCGCAGTGTTGGGGTGACGTTTCCGAAAACGTTTTCGTCGTTGGCGGAACAGAAACGGCAACCGTTTGATGCAAACTACAATCGGCATCGTCATCCGCGACGAACGCCGGCAATCTATCAGGTCTCGATTGTGGGGCCGTTCGATTCGCAGGGACCTGGTAAAACAGCCAGCCGTGATCGGATTTTCGGCAGTGATTACGATCCCGCGGTGGCAACGCGAGCGGATGCTCGATTGATGTTGCAACGATTGGCGCAGCGAGCGTACCGACGCGTCGTCAATGACAAGGATACCGAATTGCTAATGACGTTCTTTGATCAGGGAAACCGCGAATCGGGGTTTGAGGCGGGAATCGAATTGGCGGTGACTGCGATCTTGGTCAATCCCAATTTCTTGTTCCGCATAGAACAACGCCCTAATGCCGAGCAGGCTATCGACGCGGATGCGGATCAGCGTCTTGTCGACGTTGGTGACTACGAGCTGGCGTCGCGGTTGTCGTATTTTCTATGGAGCAGTTTGCCCGACGAGCGGCTGCTCGAACTTGCCGAACAAGGTTTGCTGCAGCAAGACGAGACGCTGAAGTCCGAAGTGAAGCGGATGCTAGCGGATTCGCGGTCACGGGCGCTGGTCGACAACTTTGCGGCGCAGTGGTTGTACCTTCGCAATCTTGATTCGATCACCCCGGACCTGCGTTTGTTTCCCGATTTTGATGACAATTTGCGTCAGGCGTTCGCTCAGGAAACGAAGTTGCTATTTGACGACGTCTTGCGCAACGATCGCAGCGTGCTGGATCTGATCTCAATCCAAGAAACGTTTTTGAACGAGCGGTTGGCAACGCACTATGGCGTTCCCGGTGTGATGGGCAGCGAGTTTCGGCCCGTCCGCGTCGATCGGGAGAGTCGTCGAGGTGGCATTTTACGGCATGGCAGCATTTTGATGGTCACGTCGTACGCGACTCGCACTTCGCCGACCATTCGTGGCAATTGGATCTTGGAAAACGTGCTGGGGACGCCAGCACCGCCGCCGCCACCGAATGTTCCGAACCTACGCGAAAATACGGCGATTCAGGTCGCTTCGGTACGCGAGCGATTGGCGGCGCACCGGGCGAACCCGGCGTGCGCGGCGTGCCACGATTTGATGGACCCGGTCGGTTTTGCACTGGAGAACTTTGATGCGGTAGGCCGTTGGCGTGATTTCGAAGACGCCTTGGCGATTGATTCGAGTGGCAGTTTGCCGGATGGCACCGAAGTGAACTCGGTCGACCAACTCGAAGCCGGCATCCTGGCAAGACCCGAGATTTTTGCTCACACCGTCACCGAGAAACTGATAACTTACGCTTTGGGGCGTGCGGTCCAACCCGACGACGGCCCCACGATTCGCCGGATCGTCGCTGCGGCAGCCGACGAACATTATACGCTCTCTTCTCTCATCACCGGCATCGTGCTCAGCGACCCGTTTCGCAAATGGAGACCTAACGAATCATGA